From a region of the Babylonia areolata isolate BAREFJ2019XMU chromosome 25, ASM4173473v1, whole genome shotgun sequence genome:
- the LOC143299426 gene encoding uncharacterized protein LOC143299426 — translation MTAATIKKYFYDACLPIKYPCQVDDHYIDPCSCTSFYRCVNVDSILRSACAAGTGFDFTAQTCVLLTDLVYDGKCDDEKPWKRCSDSDIVDYDDVDESALQRRCTNMTGPATPAPTSDGVDGGLIAGVVIAVLLILIIAAVLVVYVRKKGNPVQHMKQSRVWRSMTHKEGSGQASSQPSAPWASGNEETYAEIEDTAVYRDTSGGPHLAHSLSHTNETYDKDDVEVSYDNPAFQPDIALPSDRAVHPLPPEYSALEEQGQTARSYSSLSQQGAAPVSSRTSKELPTGDDGYLVAEAIGQSVHQSDSEEPNYFVLEKS, via the exons ATGACAGCCGCTACAATAAAGAAGTATTTTTATG ACGCCTGCCTTCCCATCAAGTACCCATGCCAAGTAGACGATCACTACATCGACCCGTGCAGCTGTACCAGTTTCTATCGGTGTGTCAATGTAGACAGCATCTTGCGCAGCGCATGTGCCGCAGGCACTGGCTTCGACTTCACAGCGCAGACATGTGTCCTGCTGACTGACCTGGTGTACGATGGGAAGTGCGATGACGAAAAGCCTTGGAAGCGCTGTTCCGATTCCGACATAGTAG ACTACGATGACGTGGACGAGTCAGCACTACAGCGACGCTGCACCAATATGACGGGCCCCGCCACGCCCGCCCCCACCAGTGACGGCGTGGATGGGGGGCTGATCGCCGGCGTGGTCATCGCtgttctcctcatcctcatcatcgctGCTGTGCTCGTCGTCTACGTCCGGAAGAAAGGGAACCCAGTGCA ACACATGAAGCAGTCCCGGGTGTGGCGAAGCATGACTCACAAGGAAGGCAGTGGCCAGGCCAGCAGCCAGCCTTCCGCGCCATGGGCGTCTGGCAACGAGGAGACGTATGCAGAAATTGAGGACACA GCGGTGTACAGAGACACATCGGGAGGGCCACACCTGGCTCACAGTCTGTCCCATACTAACGAAACCTATGATAAGGATGACGTGGAAGTGTCTTATGACAATCCCGCCTTTCAGCCAGACATCGCCCTGCCTTCAGACAGAGCcgtacaccccctgcccccagagTATTCAGCACTGGAGGAACAGGGGCAGACTGCACGTTCCTATTCCTCCCTCAGCCAACAGGGAGCTGCCCCAGTCAGCAGTAGAACATCCAAGGAGCTGCCCACAGGAGATGATGGATATCTTGTTGCTGAGGCCATTGGTCAATCTGTGCATCAATCAGATTCTGAGGAACCCAACTATTTTGTCCTTGAAAAGTCTTAA